The Eubacterium maltosivorans genome includes the window CTGCTTTTATCAAAGCCTTCAATCTTTTTTTGTTCTCAGCAACTCTGGAAACAAAATTCGTATAGCTCATGTAATGTGGTGTTAAAACAACGCCGCGGAAACCTATCCGCTCCGCAACTCTGAGCATCTCAAGGCTGTTCTCAATTGTTGGGGAACCATCATCGATACCGTATAGCACATGCGTGTGTATATCAATCATACTGTCTGCCCCTTACTTTCCTCTTTTTTCTTTAATTTTCCGCTGCTTCTTCTCTTTCTTGCTTTGATGTTGGTCTTCTTCGTAAGCACTGTAGTAATAATAATATCCGCTCCGCTTGCTTACCGGCGCATTATTCGCCACAACACCGACAATATTTCCATTGACGTTGCGCAGTGTTTCAAGGGCCAAACGCACCCCTTCCTTATTGGTGACGCTGATCGCCGCAACTACGATGTAACCATCTGTTACATGCGAAAGAACCGCGGCGTCTGTTACAACACCAACAGGCGGTGCGTCAATCAAAATATAGTCAAAGGCCAGTTTAAACTGGTTAATTAACTCAATGAGCCGCTTGCTGGCCAGAATTTCCGAAGGATTCGGCGGGATAGGACCTGAAGAAATAATGAAAAGATTCTCAACATCAGTTGTCTGAATCGCTTCTGTTGGCTCACATTCTCTTAAAAGTACATTTGTCAGCCCTCGTTTATTAGGTTGCTCGAATAAACGGTGGATTCTGGGGCGGCGCAGGTCACAGTCAATCAAAAGCACTTTCTTTTTTGACTGGGCAAGGGCAACCGCATAGTTTGCAATAATCGTCGACTTTCCTTCACCTTTACCCGTACTTGTTATCGTAAGAACCCTCAGTTCCTCATCAATATCAGCAAAGGTTATGTTGGTACGCATATTCCTGAAGGCTTCAGAAATTGGATCCTTAGGAGATTTATAGGTAATTATGGAATCCTTCATTATCTTTTACCTCCTTCAGAATGGGTCATAAGCTCTTCAGAATGTGGTATAACCGCAACAACCGGTACCCCATCAATAAGTTCTTTTAGTTCATCAACAGACTTAACGCTGGTATTGAGCATCTCTCGGATAAAGATAATGAAAACACTCACAACAATACCGAGTAAAAAGGCAATCGCAACATTCAGCTTTAAATTCGGAGAAACGGGAGTTGAATTGACCTCTGCCGCGTCGACCACCTGCAAGTTGCTGATTTTCATCAATTCACCAATATTGGACATGAACACTTTCGCTGTTTCATTAGCAATGTTGGCTGCCTCAACAGGATCCTCATCTGTGACGGTAATCTTAATCAGCTCCGTATCATTAACAGTGGTGACATCAATCATTTTAGAGAGCTGTCCATCGCTTAAATCAAGGTTCAGATTATTTTCAACCTCTGAGACAACACTCTTACTTTTTGCAATTTCACTATAAGTGCCGACCAATTTCTGGTTCGTCAAGACTTCATTGTAGTTCGCATTTGCATTTGTATCGGAGTAACCCTCTGATTTACCGATCATTAACGTTGTGTAACTGCTGTACTCTTTGTTCATAAAAAAGATGGTAAACACTGAAACCACAATCATAAAACACAAGGTTAAAATGACAATAAATTTCCAGTTTTCCTTTAACATATCCAGTATGTCATGTAAACTAATCTCTTCCATCAAAATTTTCCCTTCATTATTTTATATACTTTAAATTATAACTATTTTATTATAACAAAAACAATTATAACTTAAAAGAGAAAGAGATACAAGGAATTTTTATATTCCTTGTATCTCTTTTTAAATATTAGTTTCACGGTTAGGATGATAGTCTGGAACGATTATTTTCAACTGGTCAATCACCTCGTCCATCGTCCCGCCATCAACAATTTGTTTCAATTTTTCAAGCTCATCACATATTATGATTTCATCAAAAACTTCTGGTTTTTCAACAAAAATATCCTTATACCGTGTTTTATCAAATTCAGCCATATCATAAGAAAGCTCTTCATACAGTTTTTCCCCTGGTCTCAGACCCGAAAAGACAATCGGCATCTCTGTATAAGGTTCGTAACCCGAGAGACGGACCATACGCTCAGCCAAATCCTTGATTTTCACCGGTTCCCCCATATCCAGCACAAAGATTTCTCCACCGTGTGCAATGCTGCCAGCCTGGAGCACCAGCTGCGTGGCCTCGGGAATGGTCATAAAAAACCGCTCTATATCAGGATGAGTCACTGTCAGCGGTCCCCCGTTTGCAATTTGTTCTTTAAATATAGGAATAACGCTGCCATTGCTTCCGAGAACATTTCCAAAACGCACAGCGACAAATTCCGTTTGATGATGCTGATCGTAAAGCTGAATCAGCATTTCACAGACCCGTTTGGTCGTTCCCATCACATTGGTGGGCTTGACAGCCTTGTCTGTGGATATCTGTACAAATTTTTCGACTTGATATTCAACACAGGCGTCCAAAACATTTCTTGTACCAAAAATGTTGTTTTTCACGGCTTCTTTCGGCGTTTTTTCCATCAGCGGGACATGTTTATGCGCCGCCGCATGAAAGACCACCTGCGGACGGTAACGTTCAAATAAGCTGTCAACGCTGACCTTATCGCGAATACTGGTAATCTCCAGGTCCAGGCGTATACCGTAGCCACTTTCAATTTCCAGCTCATGGATATAGCGGCGCAGCTCGAGTTCCAAATAATACAGCGTGTTCTCATAAATATCGAGTATAACAAGCTGTTTCGGCTGATACTTGATGATCTGGCGACAGAGCTCGGAGCCAATAGAGCCTGCTCCACCAGTCACCAAGACCACCTTGCCCCTGATAAACTCAGAAATAACGCTTTTATCCAGATGGATTTCATCCCGGTCTAATAAATCCTCTATCTGTAGGTCTCTCAGCTTACTGAGGCTGACGTCATAATTCAGGATATCATCGAAGCTCGGCAAAACACGGACAGGACGTCCTGTTTTATGGCATATCTCCGCAATCTCATTCATTTCCTTTTTAGGAACAGAAGGCAGTGCGATAATAATTTCGTTAACCTGTTCATCCTCAACAATTTCAGGAATATCATCTCTTCCGCCTAAAACTGTCAGACCATTGATTTTCTTTTTCTGTTTATAAACATTGTCATCTACAAAACCAACGACATAGCTTTTCATCTCGCCTGCTGCCAGCTCTCTCAGAATCTTGATACCTGCTTCGCCTGCCCCCACAATCAGGACATTCCTGCAGTTGCCTTTACCTCCGACACCCTGTTTTATACGTCTCCCCGTTCGGTAGAAAATACGGATCGCACCGACCATGATCAAATCAAATACAAATGACAGAATCTGAACGGTCGTCGGAATTCCGGCGCCAATGGCAAAATACAATACAAAAGTCAGAATATTTGCAAGAATAACAGAAAAAGTTATCTGCCAGAGCTCCTCAATGCTTGCATAGCGCCAAAGGGTATTGTACATGCCAGTGATGAAAAAAACGACCACCTTGATGCCGATCCCCATGGCTAAAAACCAACGCGCACCACTGACAAAATTAAAAGGGATTTTGAAATTGTAGGTCAGCAAAAACGCAAATAAATAGGATAAAAAAAGTACCACA containing:
- a CDS encoding CpsD/CapB family tyrosine-protein kinase, whose product is MKDSIITYKSPKDPISEAFRNMRTNITFADIDEELRVLTITSTGKGEGKSTIIANYAVALAQSKKKVLLIDCDLRRPRIHRLFEQPNKRGLTNVLLRECEPTEAIQTTDVENLFIISSGPIPPNPSEILASKRLIELINQFKLAFDYILIDAPPVGVVTDAAVLSHVTDGYIVVAAISVTNKEGVRLALETLRNVNGNIVGVVANNAPVSKRSGYYYYYSAYEEDQHQSKKEKKQRKIKEKRGK
- a CDS encoding YveK family protein, whose protein sequence is MEEISLHDILDMLKENWKFIVILTLCFMIVVSVFTIFFMNKEYSSYTTLMIGKSEGYSDTNANANYNEVLTNQKLVGTYSEIAKSKSVVSEVENNLNLDLSDGQLSKMIDVTTVNDTELIKITVTDEDPVEAANIANETAKVFMSNIGELMKISNLQVVDAAEVNSTPVSPNLKLNVAIAFLLGIVVSVFIIFIREMLNTSVKSVDELKELIDGVPVVAVIPHSEELMTHSEGGKR
- a CDS encoding polysaccharide biosynthesis protein → MKKDSKDMAVRVAFLIFLDAVVLFLSYLFAFLLTYNFKIPFNFVSGARWFLAMGIGIKVVVFFITGMYNTLWRYASIEELWQITFSVILANILTFVLYFAIGAGIPTTVQILSFVFDLIMVGAIRIFYRTGRRIKQGVGGKGNCRNVLIVGAGEAGIKILRELAAGEMKSYVVGFVDDNVYKQKKKINGLTVLGGRDDIPEIVEDEQVNEIIIALPSVPKKEMNEIAEICHKTGRPVRVLPSFDDILNYDVSLSKLRDLQIEDLLDRDEIHLDKSVISEFIRGKVVLVTGGAGSIGSELCRQIIKYQPKQLVILDIYENTLYYLELELRRYIHELEIESGYGIRLDLEITSIRDKVSVDSLFERYRPQVVFHAAAHKHVPLMEKTPKEAVKNNIFGTRNVLDACVEYQVEKFVQISTDKAVKPTNVMGTTKRVCEMLIQLYDQHHQTEFVAVRFGNVLGSNGSVIPIFKEQIANGGPLTVTHPDIERFFMTIPEATQLVLQAGSIAHGGEIFVLDMGEPVKIKDLAERMVRLSGYEPYTEMPIVFSGLRPGEKLYEELSYDMAEFDKTRYKDIFVEKPEVFDEIIICDELEKLKQIVDGGTMDEVIDQLKIIVPDYHPNRETNI